From the Billgrantia sulfidoxydans genome, one window contains:
- a CDS encoding penicillin-binding protein activator, producing MLKTSRGLLATVLLALLVAGCTPSGVVERVPDDDPGALLEQAEQQAPEQAALSRLEAADILARRDRRTQALEVAREIDDARLPAEYRLHWAMLLSELGEALEDPWAVVQAGQLLDEIEVPRDADLILRERMGRALLQIDEHRAAAAMLMDVQARTDREALNEPIWAALSRLEGSGLASLREGADDLTRGWLELASLVRESDGDIERLFARLESWRERNPRHPAARRVPSELLALRELRGKEVRHIAVFLPGSGPLAGVAESIRTGIRIHHLHSVERNGGVRLSFLDASQGDLDALYAEARNRGAQVVIGPLDKDQVSELESRDSVPLPTLALNYGAGSTNRAEGLFQYGLSAEDEARQVARRAREDGHRRSALMVPNNEWGARVGRAFEDEWRQRDGTITNAIAYDPRGSATESTRRVLAGGRPDMLFLLALPSYARQVPPTLDYYDAADLPIYATSHLYEGRPQPLLDHDLDEVNFVDIPWQIPDAAVGGVEALPYLASFEELQQEADPSTFRLMAMGVDAYELARRLPQFQLLPESELFGATGLLVPGHDGRIQRRLPWARFERGVPQPILTLERLDDGQLR from the coding sequence ATGCTGAAAACGTCCCGCGGCCTGCTGGCCACCGTGCTCCTCGCCCTCCTGGTGGCCGGCTGCACCCCCTCCGGCGTCGTCGAGCGCGTGCCCGACGACGACCCCGGCGCCCTGCTCGAACAGGCCGAGCAGCAAGCCCCCGAGCAGGCCGCGCTCAGCCGACTCGAGGCGGCGGATATCCTAGCACGCCGTGACCGGCGCACCCAGGCGCTGGAGGTCGCTCGCGAGATCGACGACGCCCGGCTGCCCGCCGAGTACCGCCTGCACTGGGCCATGCTGCTGTCGGAGCTCGGCGAAGCGCTCGAGGACCCCTGGGCCGTGGTCCAGGCCGGTCAGCTGCTCGATGAGATCGAGGTGCCACGCGACGCCGACCTGATCCTGCGCGAGCGCATGGGCCGCGCCCTGCTGCAGATCGACGAACACCGCGCCGCAGCCGCCATGCTGATGGACGTGCAGGCACGCACCGACCGGGAAGCGCTCAACGAGCCCATCTGGGCCGCCCTATCGCGCCTCGAGGGCAGCGGGCTCGCCAGCCTGCGCGAGGGCGCCGACGACCTCACCCGCGGCTGGCTGGAGCTGGCCAGCCTGGTGCGCGAAAGCGACGGCGACATCGAGCGCCTGTTCGCTCGCCTAGAGTCCTGGCGTGAGCGCAACCCCCGGCATCCAGCGGCCCGCCGCGTGCCCTCCGAGCTGCTGGCACTGCGCGAACTGCGCGGCAAGGAGGTACGCCACATCGCCGTCTTCCTGCCCGGCAGCGGCCCGCTGGCCGGCGTGGCCGAATCGATTCGAACCGGCATTCGCATCCACCACCTCCACAGCGTCGAGCGCAACGGCGGCGTACGGCTCTCGTTCCTCGACGCCAGCCAGGGCGACCTCGACGCCCTCTATGCCGAGGCGCGAAACCGCGGCGCCCAGGTGGTGATCGGCCCGCTCGACAAGGACCAGGTCAGCGAACTCGAGTCCCGCGACAGCGTGCCCTTGCCGACACTGGCGCTGAACTATGGTGCCGGTTCGACGAATCGTGCCGAAGGGCTGTTCCAGTACGGGCTTTCGGCCGAGGACGAGGCGCGCCAGGTGGCTCGCCGTGCGCGCGAGGATGGCCATCGTCGCAGCGCCCTGATGGTGCCCAACAACGAGTGGGGCGCCCGGGTCGGCCGCGCCTTCGAGGATGAATGGCGCCAGCGCGATGGCACCATCACCAACGCCATCGCCTACGATCCGCGCGGCTCGGCGACCGAGAGCACCCGCCGCGTGCTGGCCGGCGGACGCCCCGACATGCTGTTCCTGCTGGCCCTGCCGAGCTACGCCCGCCAGGTGCCGCCGACGCTCGATTACTACGATGCGGCGGATCTTCCCATCTACGCCACCTCGCACCTCTACGAAGGGCGCCCCCAGCCACTGCTCGACCACGATCTCGACGAGGTCAACTTCGTCGATATTCCCTGGCAGATCCCCGACGCCGCCGTTGGCGGGGTGGAAGCACTGCCCTACCTCGCCAGCTTCGAGGAACTTCAGCAGGAAGCCGATCCCTCCACCTTCCGGCTGATGGCCATGGGCGTCGACGCCTACGAACTGGCGCGACGGCTGCCGCAGTTCCAGCTGCTGCCCGAGAGCGAACTGTTCGGCGCCACCGGCCTGCTGGTCCCCGGGCACGACGGCCGCATCCAGCGACGGCTGCCCTGGGCGCGCTTCGAGCGCGGCGTGCCGCAGCCCATCCTGACCCTCGAGCGGCTCGACGATGGCCAGCTCCGCTGA
- a CDS encoding YraN family protein has translation MASSADARARGARIERLAAEWLAARGLTLIASNQQFKGGELDLVMSDGETLVFVEVRHRADVRHGHPLETVTAAKQRRLIHAARFYLARNRLSCPCRFDVLAVTGSPPALDFEWVQGAFEAF, from the coding sequence ATGGCCAGCTCCGCTGACGCCCGTGCCCGTGGCGCCCGCATCGAGCGTCTGGCCGCCGAATGGCTCGCGGCACGCGGGCTCACGCTCATCGCCAGCAACCAGCAGTTCAAGGGTGGCGAACTCGACCTGGTGATGAGCGACGGCGAAACGCTGGTCTTCGTGGAGGTGCGCCATCGCGCCGACGTGCGCCACGGACATCCGCTAGAAACCGTGACTGCCGCCAAGCAGCGCCGGCTGATCCATGCGGCGCGTTTTTATCTGGCGCGTAACCGGCTATCATGTCCCTGCCGTTTCGACGTGCTGGCCGTGACCGGCTCCCCGCCCGCGCTCGACTTCGAATGGGTACAGGGCGCCTTCGAAGCGTTCTGA
- a CDS encoding phosphoheptose isomerase, translating into MDFQQRILGHFNASIDTKTYASEVLPPFIEVASQMMVQCLVNEGKILACGNGGSAGDSQHFSSELLNRFERERPSLPALALTTDTSTLTSIANDYSYSEVFSKQIRALGQPGDILLAISTSGNSGNVIQAIQAAHDRDMSVVALTGRDGGDMASLLGQDDCEIRVPATSTARIQEVHLLVIHCLCDLIDEQLFGSSE; encoded by the coding sequence ATGGATTTTCAGCAACGCATACTCGGCCACTTCAACGCCAGCATCGATACCAAGACCTACGCCAGCGAGGTGCTGCCCCCCTTCATCGAGGTCGCCAGCCAGATGATGGTTCAGTGCCTGGTCAACGAAGGCAAGATCCTGGCCTGCGGCAACGGCGGCAGCGCGGGCGATAGCCAGCACTTCTCCTCCGAGTTGCTCAACCGTTTCGAGCGGGAGCGTCCCAGCCTGCCGGCACTGGCACTGACCACCGATACCTCGACGCTGACCTCGATCGCCAACGACTACAGCTACAGCGAGGTCTTCTCCAAGCAGATCAGGGCCCTCGGCCAGCCCGGCGATATCCTGCTGGCGATCTCGACCAGCGGCAACTCGGGCAACGTCATCCAGGCCATCCAGGCCGCCCATGACCGCGACATGTCCGTCGTCGCCCTGACCGGCCGCGACGGCGGCGACATGGCCTCCCTGCTTGGCCAGGACGACTGCGAGATACGCGTCCCGGCGACTTCCACGGCTCGCATCCAGGAGGTTCACCTGCTGGTGATCCACTGCCTGTGCGACCTCATCGATGAACAACTCTTCGGCAGCAGCGAGTAA
- a CDS encoding BON domain-containing protein yields the protein MTSTRLFACLLATLALALGGCTTVTGVTNPGTIDENYGRRTLGAQVEDESIETKIAHNLRRSDARLGDARINVDSYNGIVLLTGQVPSEELKEKANEVAREVRNVRDVHNELSVAANLPASQRLSDTWINTRIRTTLAADESIDTGRLRFITENATVYIMGMVTRAEADRIVNAVADVGGIQRIVKVFDYLD from the coding sequence ATGACCTCAACCAGACTGTTCGCTTGTCTTCTGGCCACCCTGGCACTGGCCCTCGGCGGCTGTACCACCGTCACCGGCGTCACCAACCCCGGCACCATCGACGAGAACTACGGCAGGCGCACGTTAGGCGCCCAGGTGGAAGACGAGAGCATCGAGACCAAGATCGCCCACAACCTGCGACGCAGCGACGCCCGTCTCGGCGATGCCCGCATCAACGTCGACAGCTACAACGGCATCGTGCTCCTCACCGGCCAGGTCCCCAGCGAAGAGCTGAAGGAGAAGGCCAATGAAGTGGCGCGGGAGGTTCGCAACGTACGCGACGTGCACAACGAGCTTTCCGTCGCCGCCAACCTTCCGGCCAGCCAGCGTCTCTCTGACACCTGGATCAATACCCGCATCCGCACGACGCTGGCGGCCGACGAGAGCATCGACACCGGCCGGCTGCGTTTCATCACCGAGAACGCTACGGTCTACATCATGGGCATGGTCACACGGGCCGAAGCGGACCGCATCGTCAATGCCGTGGCCGACGTCGGTGGTATCCAGCGTATCGTCAAGGTCTTCGACTACCTCGACTGA
- a CDS encoding ClpXP protease specificity-enhancing factor, which translates to MLSSRPYLARGLYEWLLDNDQTPYIVVDAEQPGVSVPRQFVQNGQIVLNVGPAAVRDLRIENDAVSFHARFGGQPMQVVVPMPALVAIYAKENGVGMVFGHEPTMPAPQQEEGASAEKPELTSVDSGAEEGGEGAGKPEHDETSPTGKGAKGAASRKRPSLRVIK; encoded by the coding sequence ATGTTGTCGAGCCGCCCCTATCTGGCCCGAGGCCTCTACGAGTGGCTTCTGGACAATGACCAGACTCCCTATATCGTGGTGGACGCCGAGCAGCCTGGCGTCAGCGTGCCGCGCCAATTCGTGCAGAATGGTCAGATCGTGCTGAACGTCGGGCCCGCTGCGGTGCGCGATCTGCGCATCGAGAACGATGCCGTGAGCTTTCACGCCCGCTTCGGTGGGCAGCCCATGCAGGTCGTCGTGCCCATGCCGGCCCTGGTCGCGATCTACGCCAAGGAGAACGGTGTGGGCATGGTCTTCGGGCATGAGCCGACCATGCCGGCACCGCAACAGGAGGAGGGCGCCTCCGCCGAAAAGCCCGAGCTGACCAGCGTCGACAGCGGTGCCGAAGAGGGCGGAGAAGGCGCCGGGAAACCCGAACACGACGAGACATCGCCCACCGGCAAGGGCGCGAAGGGTGCCGCGTCCAGGAAACGGCCGTCGCTGCGAGTGATCAAGTAG
- the sspA gene encoding stringent starvation protein SspA, with protein MGVVAKRSSMIFYSGGDDHFSHRVRIVLAEKGVAVDIVEVNGDQRPEELADLNPYNSVPTLVDRDLALYESKVMMEYLDERFPHPPLLPVYPVARAQSRLWMHRIEREWCPLVEQIESGSKKEVEKARKELRESLIGISPIFEDVPFFMSEEFSLVDCCIAPILWRLPVLGIELPEKQVKPLVAYMERLFERESFVSSLSENEREMRA; from the coding sequence ATGGGTGTAGTGGCCAAGCGGTCGTCGATGATCTTCTACTCGGGAGGCGATGACCACTTCAGTCATCGCGTACGTATCGTGCTCGCCGAGAAGGGCGTGGCGGTCGATATCGTCGAGGTCAATGGCGACCAACGTCCCGAAGAGCTTGCCGACCTGAACCCCTACAACAGCGTGCCGACCCTGGTCGATCGCGATCTGGCGCTCTATGAGTCCAAGGTCATGATGGAGTACCTGGACGAGCGCTTCCCCCATCCGCCGCTGCTGCCGGTGTACCCCGTCGCACGGGCGCAGAGCCGGCTCTGGATGCATCGCATCGAGCGGGAGTGGTGCCCGCTGGTCGAACAGATCGAGAGCGGCAGCAAGAAGGAGGTGGAGAAGGCACGCAAGGAGCTGCGTGAAAGCCTCATCGGCATCTCGCCGATCTTCGAGGACGTGCCGTTCTTCATGAGCGAGGAATTCTCGCTGGTAGACTGCTGTATCGCGCCGATACTCTGGCGTCTCCCGGTGCTGGGCATCGAGCTTCCGGAGAAGCAGGTCAAGCCGCTCGTTGCCTACATGGAGCGCCTGTTCGAACGGGAATCCTTCGTGTCGTCGCTGAGCGAGAACGAGCGCGAGATGCGCGCCTGA
- a CDS encoding cytochrome c1 — protein MKKQLFALLFVLVPFTAMAAGGESVPYSMTPDLQDKPSLQRGMKLFVNYCMGCHSLEHQRFARAAEDLDVPQELIEENLIFSSSLAYNDQMNNAMSSEDGESWFGAPPPDLTLEARLRGTDWIYSYLLTFYRDPERPNGVNNDVFDLVAMPNVLEPLQGVQEKVCAETDRPVHGAELDPLTGKYQSCEVLQVTQPGAMEPEEFEEAVYDLTNFLAYVGEPTKLHAQALGPKVLIFIFIFGVLAYLLKREYWRDIH, from the coding sequence ATGAAAAAGCAACTGTTCGCACTGCTCTTCGTGCTGGTGCCCTTCACCGCGATGGCGGCGGGTGGCGAGAGCGTGCCGTACTCGATGACGCCGGATCTCCAAGACAAGCCGTCGTTGCAGCGGGGCATGAAGCTCTTCGTCAACTACTGCATGGGGTGTCATTCGCTCGAGCATCAGCGCTTCGCTCGTGCCGCCGAGGACCTCGACGTTCCGCAGGAGCTCATCGAGGAGAACCTGATCTTCTCTTCGTCCCTGGCCTACAACGACCAGATGAACAACGCCATGAGCAGCGAGGACGGCGAGAGCTGGTTCGGCGCGCCCCCGCCCGACCTCACCCTCGAGGCGCGGCTGCGTGGCACCGACTGGATCTACTCGTACCTGCTGACCTTCTACCGTGACCCCGAGCGTCCCAATGGGGTCAACAACGACGTGTTCGATCTGGTCGCGATGCCCAACGTGCTGGAGCCGCTGCAGGGCGTGCAGGAGAAGGTCTGTGCCGAGACGGATCGTCCCGTCCATGGGGCGGAGCTCGATCCGCTCACCGGCAAGTACCAGTCCTGCGAGGTGCTGCAGGTGACGCAGCCCGGCGCCATGGAGCCGGAGGAGTTCGAGGAGGCGGTCTACGATCTGACCAACTTCCTGGCCTACGTCGGCGAACCGACCAAGCTGCATGCGCAGGCGCTGGGGCCGAAGGTGCTGATCTTCATCTTCATTTTCGGCGTGTTGGCGTACCTGCTGAAGCGTGAGTACTGGCGCGACATCCACTGA